The following are from one region of the Eubacterium sp. MSJ-33 genome:
- a CDS encoding methionyl aminopeptidase → MSKKINRNDPCWCGSGRKYKVCHEMFDDKIAKIAHQGHIVPTHNLIKNAEQIEKIKESAKINIAVLDEIQKTIHEGMSTAEIDKIVYDMTTDMGGIPAPLNYEGFPYSVCTSVNDQVCHGFPSPDVILKSGDIINVDCSTILNGYFSDSSRMFCIGDVSPEKKNLVDVTKEAMMKGLEQVKPWGFLGDMGQAVHDHVYANGYSVVREIGGHGVGIEFHEEPWVSYNSKAGTEMLMAPGFMFTIEPMVNMGKPDIFVDEANDWEVYTEDGLPSAQWEIQVLVTEDGYEIISY, encoded by the coding sequence ATGTCAAAAAAAATTAATCGTAATGACCCTTGTTGGTGCGGCAGTGGCAGAAAATACAAAGTCTGCCATGAAATGTTCGATGATAAGATCGCGAAGATCGCACATCAGGGACATATCGTTCCAACTCATAATCTGATAAAAAATGCAGAACAGATCGAGAAGATCAAAGAAAGTGCAAAAATCAATATCGCTGTACTTGATGAAATCCAGAAAACTATTCACGAAGGAATGTCCACCGCAGAAATCGATAAGATTGTCTACGATATGACAACCGATATGGGTGGTATTCCGGCACCTCTCAATTATGAAGGTTTCCCATACAGCGTATGTACTTCCGTCAACGATCAAGTTTGTCACGGTTTTCCATCGCCGGATGTTATCTTAAAATCCGGTGACATTATCAACGTAGACTGCTCTACGATATTAAACGGCTACTTCTCGGATTCATCCCGTATGTTCTGCATCGGGGATGTCAGCCCGGAGAAGAAGAATCTTGTCGATGTAACCAAAGAAGCAATGATGAAAGGACTTGAGCAGGTAAAGCCTTGGGGCTTCCTCGGTGATATGGGGCAGGCTGTACACGATCATGTTTATGCAAACGGCTATTCCGTTGTCCGCGAGATCGGTGGTCATGGTGTCGGCATCGAGTTCCACGAAGAGCCTTGGGTCAGCTACAACTCAAAAGCAGGTACTGAGATGCTTATGGCTCCCGGCTTCATGTTCACGATTGAACCGATGGTCAACATGGGCAAACCGGATATCTTCGTCGATGAGGCAAATGATTGGGAAGTATATACAGAAGACGGTCTTCCATCTGCACAGTGGGAGATTCAGGTTCTTGTCACCGAAGATGGTTATGAGATTATTTCTTACTAA
- a CDS encoding zinc-ribbon domain-containing protein, with translation MNCTICGAIVPDGQTNCPMCGAPIQADKPADNVQPQQSVNAQMGYQ, from the coding sequence ATGAATTGTACGATTTGCGGAGCAATTGTTCCGGATGGACAGACAAACTGTCCAATGTGTGGAGCTCCAATTCAGGCGGATAAGCCAGCCGATAATGTACAGCCACAGCAGTCAGTAAATGCACAGATGGGATACCAGTAG
- a CDS encoding protease complex subunit PrcB family protein, with protein MENFRKEKSTLIMSRGQIMILVLVALACVSAGCRKQEAGERKDLEFTVCAETELPDDLKLIIEEKKLRPFEISYTTKENLYIAVGYGAHDRENLCVVVEELYKTDRAIYVKTDLKTQEALQENPSELTTKTDADSAGASVGHSSMYPYVVIRLPRLNLPVLNVS; from the coding sequence ATGGAAAACTTCAGGAAAGAAAAGTCGACTTTGATCATGAGCAGGGGGCAGATTATGATTTTGGTGTTAGTTGCGCTTGCGTGTGTATCGGCGGGATGTCGAAAGCAGGAGGCAGGAGAAAGGAAGGATCTGGAATTTACTGTGTGTGCAGAGACAGAGCTTCCTGATGATCTGAAGCTGATCATAGAAGAAAAGAAGCTGCGTCCGTTTGAAATCAGTTACACGACGAAGGAGAATTTGTATATTGCGGTTGGATATGGGGCGCATGACAGGGAGAATCTATGTGTAGTTGTGGAAGAACTTTATAAGACTGATCGGGCAATCTATGTTAAGACAGATTTGAAGACGCAGGAAGCCTTGCAGGAGAATCCGTCAGAGCTGACTACGAAAACAGATGCGGACAGTGCAGGTGCATCTGTCGGTCATTCATCTATGTATCCGTATGTTGTAATCCGTCTGCCGCGTCTGAACCTGCCGGTACTAAATGTATCCTGA
- a CDS encoding YwmB family TATA-box binding protein, which translates to MSTKKNIYVVVLIWAAVALQIFITKRIDRESQMVTQVMSNGVENVTAAEVKLYAHYGDEKMTEAAREKILLQVGRTLGIDSGYGLQTNAEGENISTVFIKKGENGDTTLRLISMEQTNVDGTTTQENYLMTEIALKNQSTEKIYRCKEQLEQIYADLGLSGNSNLYLCSQEKGRMTEDEMRKATADFLEMMHAKKRNEIELQDTLCIYGYSDNVPEYIYQNDHKVNVNIAFTYDEAEDITYIHRGLPFIDKSF; encoded by the coding sequence ATGAGCACGAAAAAGAATATATATGTAGTTGTACTTATCTGGGCAGCGGTTGCGTTGCAGATCTTTATTACGAAGCGCATTGACCGGGAAAGTCAGATGGTGACGCAGGTCATGAGTAATGGCGTAGAGAATGTCACTGCGGCAGAGGTGAAATTGTATGCGCATTATGGAGACGAAAAAATGACAGAGGCAGCAAGGGAGAAAATCCTGCTGCAGGTAGGAAGGACGCTTGGAATTGATTCCGGTTATGGACTGCAGACGAATGCCGAGGGGGAAAATATTTCCACAGTATTCATAAAAAAAGGTGAAAATGGAGATACGACACTCCGGTTGATCTCGATGGAACAGACAAATGTGGATGGCACGACTACGCAGGAAAATTATCTGATGACAGAGATTGCATTAAAAAATCAGTCGACAGAGAAGATCTACCGATGCAAGGAACAGTTGGAACAAATCTATGCGGATCTTGGACTTTCCGGCAACAGCAATCTCTATCTGTGCAGCCAGGAAAAAGGGCGGATGACCGAAGATGAGATGCGGAAAGCGACAGCGGATTTCTTGGAGATGATGCATGCAAAGAAACGCAACGAAATTGAATTGCAGGACACCTTGTGTATCTATGGTTATAGTGATAATGTCCCGGAATATATCTACCAGAACGACCACAAGGTAAACGTGAATATTGCTTTCACGTATGATGAAGCGGAAGATATCACGTATATCCATCGCGGACTACCATTTATTGATAAATCATTCTGA
- a CDS encoding helix-turn-helix domain-containing protein produces the protein MRYSYEFKLMCVELYHSGLYPDIPEDTNPDTLKRHIREWSGLVDLHGPEVLKHKVFNKVWTPEEKLELVLKVIAGIPKRKVATEAGISPGILYQWIYKYKSQGYNGLVGSKKGRSTKELKMKKSTNPLPLTESEREELMRLRSENEYIKAENEIIKKRIALRQEKWAAQLKAKKQQSSRTSEKKDTN, from the coding sequence ATGCGTTATAGTTATGAGTTTAAACTGATGTGTGTTGAATTGTATCATTCGGGTTTGTATCCAGATATCCCAGAGGATACGAATCCAGATACTCTCAAAAGACATATACGAGAATGGTCTGGATTGGTTGATTTACATGGTCCAGAAGTTTTAAAACATAAGGTGTTCAATAAAGTGTGGACACCAGAAGAAAAACTTGAACTGGTTTTAAAAGTCATTGCAGGCATACCAAAGAGGAAAGTTGCCACAGAAGCAGGTATTAGCCCAGGAATACTTTATCAATGGATATACAAATATAAATCACAAGGATATAATGGATTAGTAGGAAGTAAAAAAGGACGTTCAACAAAGGAATTAAAAATGAAGAAGTCAACAAATCCATTACCTTTAACAGAATCAGAACGAGAAGAACTGATGCGCTTGAGATCGGAAAACGAATATATCAAAGCGGAGAATGAAATAATAAAAAAACGGATCGCCTTGAGGCAAGAAAAATGGGCTGCGCAACTCAAGGCGAAAAAGCAGCAATCATCAAGGACCTCAGAGAAAAAGGATACCAATTAA
- a CDS encoding IS3 family transposase, whose protein sequence is MGCATQGEKAAIIKDLREKGYQLKYLLKAMHMARSTYYFEISRNDVVAERNKEVLEEIKSIFDENKRRYGVRRVHQELINRGYRVNHKRVQRLMHESGLAGKRPKEKYHSYTGEVGKIADNIINRDFSTTSPLQKWTTDVSQFNFSWGKCYLSPVLDMNTNEIISYDLSKSPNLEQITRMLNKAFEKFPSIEGLIFHSDQGWQYQHAYFRNALQEHGIIQSMSRKGNCYDNCIMETFFGRLKNEMYYGNEKDYSSFEEFSQAIEEYIDYYNNKRIQAKTKWMPPVQYRIASMCST, encoded by the coding sequence ATGGGCTGCGCAACTCAAGGCGAAAAAGCAGCAATCATCAAGGACCTCAGAGAAAAAGGATACCAATTAAAGTATCTGCTTAAAGCAATGCATATGGCTAGATCTACTTACTATTTTGAGATTAGCAGAAACGATGTTGTTGCTGAACGCAATAAGGAAGTACTAGAAGAAATAAAAAGTATTTTTGATGAAAACAAGCGCAGATATGGCGTAAGACGAGTTCATCAGGAACTTATTAATCGTGGATATCGGGTGAACCATAAGAGGGTTCAGCGTCTTATGCATGAATCAGGATTAGCCGGAAAACGACCAAAGGAGAAATATCATTCTTATACGGGTGAAGTTGGTAAGATTGCTGATAACATAATAAATCGAGATTTCAGCACAACATCGCCTTTGCAAAAATGGACTACAGATGTATCACAGTTCAATTTTTCATGGGGAAAGTGTTATCTCTCTCCAGTGCTGGATATGAATACAAATGAAATCATCTCATATGATTTGTCCAAGAGTCCTAATCTTGAACAGATAACGAGAATGCTCAATAAAGCATTTGAAAAATTTCCTTCAATTGAAGGATTGATATTTCATTCAGACCAAGGCTGGCAGTATCAACATGCTTATTTTAGAAATGCCTTACAGGAACATGGCATTATACAATCCATGTCACGAAAAGGTAATTGTTATGATAATTGTATTATGGAGACATTTTTTGGAAGATTAAAAAATGAGATGTATTATGGAAATGAAAAAGACTATTCTTCTTTTGAAGAATTCTCACAAGCAATTGAAGAATATATAGATTATTATAATAACAAAAGAATTCAGGCAAAAACAAAATGGATGCCACCTGTACAATACAGGATAGCATCCATGTGTTCAACCTAG
- a CDS encoding histidine phosphatase family protein gives MKLYVTRHGQTQYNIEVRICGRANVRLTEKGVSQAHALAQQVQDMDVDLIISSPLVRAKETADIVGDAIGVPVEVDERLAERDYGIIDGTYEGTPGFMEQWVQFGYQYPEGESLLKVVQRVYNFLDDIKQRYADKKVMVISHGGVCRVINSYFESLDNEDFFKFNLGNCKVLQYDL, from the coding sequence ATGAAATTATATGTAACAAGACATGGGCAGACGCAATATAATATAGAGGTTCGTATTTGTGGCAGAGCAAACGTGAGATTGACGGAAAAGGGTGTTTCGCAGGCGCATGCGCTGGCACAGCAGGTGCAGGATATGGATGTTGATTTGATTATCTCATCACCGCTTGTGCGTGCAAAGGAGACCGCCGATATTGTCGGTGACGCAATCGGGGTACCGGTGGAAGTGGATGAGCGCCTGGCGGAGCGCGATTATGGAATTATTGATGGCACATATGAGGGAACCCCCGGCTTTATGGAGCAGTGGGTACAGTTTGGATATCAGTATCCGGAGGGAGAATCTCTGCTCAAGGTTGTGCAGAGAGTATACAACTTCTTAGATGATATCAAACAGCGTTATGCAGATAAAAAAGTTATGGTGATCAGCCATGGCGGTGTGTGCCGTGTAATCAATTCGTATTTTGAAAGTCTGGATAATGAGGATTTCTTTAAGTTTAATCTTGGGAATTGTAAGGTTCTTCAATATGATCTTTGA
- the trmB gene encoding tRNA (guanosine(46)-N7)-methyltransferase TrmB, translating into MRLRNVKGSREMIATNDFVVHEEETMKGKWHEFFGNKNPIHIEVGMGKGRFIIDMAKLHPEINYIGIEKYSSVLVRAIEKQTEEQLPNLVFIRMDAESIENVFEKGEVDYIYLNFSDPWPKDRHARRRLTSVQFLNRYVNFLSEDGGLTFKTDNRPLFDFSLEQVELAGWEMVNYTFDLHHSEYAEGNVMTEYEEKFSAMGNPICRMVIKPPKK; encoded by the coding sequence ATGAGATTACGAAATGTAAAAGGCTCAAGAGAAATGATTGCCACAAATGATTTTGTCGTGCATGAAGAAGAGACAATGAAGGGAAAATGGCATGAATTTTTCGGAAATAAAAATCCCATTCATATTGAAGTGGGGATGGGAAAAGGTAGATTCATTATAGATATGGCGAAGCTGCACCCGGAGATCAACTATATTGGAATCGAGAAATATTCCAGTGTGTTAGTGCGTGCGATTGAGAAGCAGACGGAAGAACAGCTTCCGAATCTGGTGTTTATCCGCATGGATGCTGAGTCGATTGAAAATGTATTTGAAAAAGGTGAGGTGGATTATATCTATCTGAATTTTTCTGATCCATGGCCGAAGGACCGCCATGCAAGAAGACGCCTGACATCCGTACAGTTTTTGAACCGTTATGTGAATTTCCTGTCAGAAGACGGAGGATTGACATTTAAGACAGATAACCGCCCGTTGTTTGATTTTTCTCTGGAGCAGGTGGAGCTTGCCGGTTGGGAGATGGTGAATTATACATTTGATCTGCATCATAGCGAATATGCAGAGGGCAATGTTATGACGGAATATGAGGAGAAGTTCTCAGCAATGGGTAATCCAATCTGCCGTATGGTTATAAAACCACCAAAAAAGTAG
- a CDS encoding zinc ribbon domain-containing protein, translating into MVCKECGKEIPEGAMYCEACGAPLEEPIVLKVTKEDIKRAEKEEKIKAKERAKVAAKNAAKQAAQPQTEKKNHRKPADPEKAIDIVGYFQSVGQDVNLLLAFAGAIMLYLAPFLNWIYEKYFDIKRKASLFELGMKSSMVEEDGSILATGATIILVLGIVAILVGVWMLLLSASDYIKCLRRFADNPIMRFVPIVVMIVIYIIVMKNQAYVQSLHALESNVRLAKQLGTSANYSAGKGIGPVLYIIGLVVYTIGTVGDFLARKRKIEG; encoded by the coding sequence ATGGTATGCAAGGAATGTGGAAAAGAAATTCCGGAAGGAGCAATGTATTGTGAGGCTTGTGGTGCGCCATTAGAAGAACCAATCGTGTTAAAGGTCACAAAAGAAGATATAAAGCGGGCTGAAAAAGAAGAGAAAATAAAAGCGAAAGAGCGGGCGAAGGTTGCGGCAAAGAATGCTGCGAAACAGGCAGCGCAGCCGCAGACAGAGAAGAAAAATCATCGAAAACCAGCAGATCCTGAGAAGGCAATTGATATTGTTGGATATTTTCAGTCGGTGGGACAAGATGTGAATTTGCTTTTGGCATTTGCCGGAGCAATTATGTTGTATCTTGCACCGTTTTTGAATTGGATCTATGAGAAATATTTTGATATAAAAAGGAAAGCAAGCCTGTTTGAACTGGGTATGAAGAGCTCTATGGTGGAAGAGGATGGAAGCATATTGGCAACGGGAGCAACCATAATCTTAGTGCTGGGTATCGTGGCAATTCTTGTTGGCGTATGGATGCTGCTTCTCTCTGCTTCGGATTATATTAAATGTCTGCGTAGATTTGCAGATAATCCGATTATGCGTTTCGTACCGATTGTTGTCATGATTGTCATATATATCATTGTTATGAAAAATCAGGCATATGTACAATCGCTTCATGCGTTGGAGAGTAATGTCCGCCTGGCAAAACAATTGGGAACATCTGCAAATTACAGTGCAGGTAAAGGTATTGGCCCTGTATTGTATATCATTGGACTTGTCGTATATACGATTGGAACGGTGGGAGATTTTCTTGCGCGAAAACGTAAAATAGAAGGATAG
- a CDS encoding DUF3794 and LysM peptidoglycan-binding domain-containing protein has translation MEFSKKEIHTSVLTQSKYSQITVDDDFTIPDSKGDMEKIVAKEGHILLESMIPEDGKVRITGSVCIRVLYRTGGDIPRLCQFQSEIPFEDVVNCDGVSSSSQVDCHSQLEDLTVSMINSRKLEVRGLIGTRVNVYEEMCVDAAMGLEQGEGVDCQYRDITYSQVVLAKRDVLKVREELEIPQNKPNIQEILWQCVALRNMETKAGDEKLLVRGEIEIFILYRSSEERLPVQSIFSVRSLYREIPCTGAAEGMVISVDYVLGKGEITIRPNGDGEDRMFGCDYNIDMNIKLYADCDCRMLSDVYSPNAELVPQYEVLDYENLLLKNAAKAKVSARKQIGGDKAKLLQICHVYGDVDIDDVAVGENGAEITGVVKCCVLYIATGDDPMSSVEMEIPFSYTADTVPLAQEDSVRISPCIDQLNAALLNSEEIEIKAQVNLNISVFAKGESSVITDMQILPIDEAKKAAQPGIVGYVVRKGDSIWSIAKEYYASIDSIRQLNNLESDAISEGDRLLIVKS, from the coding sequence ATGGAGTTTTCGAAGAAGGAAATACATACAAGCGTGCTGACGCAATCCAAATATTCGCAGATTACTGTCGATGATGATTTTACAATACCGGACAGCAAGGGGGATATGGAGAAAATCGTTGCGAAGGAAGGGCATATTCTGCTTGAATCAATGATCCCGGAGGACGGAAAGGTTCGGATTACAGGATCGGTCTGTATCCGTGTTCTGTATCGGACGGGGGGCGATATTCCGCGGTTATGTCAGTTCCAGAGTGAGATTCCGTTTGAAGATGTAGTGAACTGCGATGGGGTGTCTTCTTCGAGTCAGGTTGATTGTCACAGTCAGTTGGAAGATCTGACGGTGAGCATGATTAATTCCCGTAAGCTTGAAGTACGAGGATTGATTGGAACGCGTGTGAATGTCTATGAGGAAATGTGTGTCGATGCGGCAATGGGACTCGAACAGGGGGAGGGTGTCGATTGCCAGTACCGGGATATTACATATAGTCAGGTCGTGCTTGCAAAGAGGGATGTGTTGAAGGTGCGGGAGGAGTTAGAAATCCCGCAGAATAAACCGAATATTCAAGAGATTTTATGGCAGTGCGTTGCTCTCCGGAATATGGAGACAAAAGCCGGGGATGAGAAGCTGCTTGTGCGGGGCGAGATTGAGATATTTATTCTATATAGGAGCAGTGAGGAACGTCTGCCGGTACAGTCAATCTTTTCTGTACGATCACTATACCGTGAGATCCCTTGTACCGGGGCTGCGGAGGGTATGGTGATCTCTGTTGATTATGTGTTAGGCAAGGGGGAGATTACGATCCGTCCAAATGGAGATGGAGAGGATCGTATGTTTGGCTGTGATTATAATATTGATATGAATATCAAGCTGTATGCGGATTGTGACTGTCGGATGCTGTCAGATGTGTATTCTCCAAATGCGGAGCTTGTGCCGCAATATGAAGTGCTTGATTATGAGAATCTTCTGTTGAAAAATGCGGCAAAGGCGAAGGTGTCAGCCAGAAAGCAGATTGGTGGAGATAAGGCGAAGCTGTTGCAGATCTGTCATGTGTACGGTGATGTGGATATCGACGATGTGGCTGTAGGGGAAAATGGAGCGGAGATCACGGGCGTTGTCAAGTGCTGTGTGCTTTATATTGCAACAGGGGATGATCCGATGAGTTCAGTCGAGATGGAGATTCCATTTTCGTATACTGCGGATACCGTACCGCTTGCACAGGAGGATTCCGTCCGAATCTCTCCATGTATTGATCAGTTGAATGCCGCATTGCTAAACAGTGAGGAAATCGAGATCAAGGCGCAGGTAAACCTGAATATATCAGTTTTTGCCAAAGGGGAAAGCTCAGTTATAACGGATATGCAGATCCTGCCAATCGATGAGGCGAAAAAGGCGGCTCAGCCGGGTATCGTCGGGTATGTAGTACGAAAAGGTGATAGTATATGGAGTATTGCAAAGGAATATTATGCGTCGATTGATTCAATCCGACAGTTAAATAATCTGGAGTCGGATGCCATATCTGAGGGCGACCGGTTATTGATTGTGAAATCATAG
- a CDS encoding ImmA/IrrE family metallo-endopeptidase codes for MNYNIEYKIADLRSSLGKENNYQYFPDFEFTDNNLEQLFEEYSKIINEKNRAKFEYLRESMPSLDEMKCIVNDILEFYDKNFRIYTSDQEHTITLRFFVHVKFIGEDGDACETCIRIGCKNFAECGNTNASVKKFLNQIPYEKNEYFKNRLRLTLAHELYHALHMRHCSTIQKTFGSNPYETILDEIFAEYFSYVYLVDFLKRTDGEDGMYFNWKRNNVIDWYKDARYFGLGRKYLFEETYSETEIEEDKQEFQRLMADNNTCDIVSRANYPVSVAEYAAGYILVFYANKFEEGKIGKHMHLYSDMYQQYLTGNAKDALLTLITVKDKYY; via the coding sequence TTGAATTATAATATTGAATACAAAATTGCAGATCTCAGAAGTAGTTTGGGAAAAGAAAATAATTATCAATATTTCCCAGATTTTGAGTTTACCGACAACAATTTAGAACAACTCTTTGAAGAATATTCCAAAATCATAAATGAGAAAAACAGAGCCAAATTTGAATATCTGAGAGAAAGTATGCCTTCTCTGGATGAGATGAAGTGCATCGTAAACGATATATTAGAATTTTATGATAAGAATTTCAGAATATACACTTCAGATCAGGAACACACAATTACACTTCGATTCTTTGTTCATGTTAAGTTTATCGGCGAAGATGGAGATGCATGTGAAACATGTATCCGGATTGGCTGTAAGAATTTTGCGGAATGTGGAAATACCAATGCAAGTGTTAAGAAATTCCTCAATCAAATCCCTTATGAAAAAAACGAATACTTTAAAAACCGTTTACGGCTGACACTGGCACATGAACTTTACCACGCTTTACATATGAGACATTGCTCCACAATCCAAAAAACATTTGGCAGTAATCCCTACGAAACTATACTGGATGAAATATTTGCAGAATATTTTTCTTATGTTTATCTTGTTGATTTTCTAAAGAGAACAGACGGCGAAGACGGAATGTATTTCAATTGGAAGCGAAACAACGTCATCGACTGGTATAAGGATGCACGATATTTTGGTTTAGGGAGAAAATATCTTTTCGAAGAAACTTACTCAGAGACAGAGATTGAAGAAGATAAGCAGGAGTTTCAACGCCTGATGGCTGATAACAACACCTGCGACATAGTTTCAAGAGCGAATTATCCTGTTTCTGTAGCAGAATATGCAGCGGGATATATTTTGGTCTTTTATGCCAACAAATTTGAAGAAGGTAAGATAGGGAAACATATGCATTTATATTCCGACATGTATCAACAATATCTTACTGGAAATGCGAAGGATGCTTTATTAACACTAATAACTGTAAAAGATAAATACTATTAA
- the ispE gene encoding 4-(cytidine 5'-diphospho)-2-C-methyl-D-erythritol kinase: MKKLTRNAYAKVNLALDVLRRREDGYHDVCMIMQNLSLYDTLTFTIEAAETFEITISCDKEFVPCDERNLVYKAVALMGQTYNLTGKVHVDIVKRIPVEAGMAGGSTDCAAAFHAMRELYGLDVSTEDLMKLGVTLGADVPYCILAKTALSEGIGEVLTEVPMLPDCYVVVAKPNVSVSTKMVYENLHANELERHPDVAGMVEALKQKNLAGVAARMENVLETVTTKFYPLIEEIKQTMKDAGAENAIMSGSGPTVFGLYTEREIAEAAAGKIRTAYGLSEVYVTQPC; the protein is encoded by the coding sequence ATGAAGAAACTTACGAGAAATGCATATGCAAAGGTCAATCTGGCACTTGATGTTCTGCGCAGACGGGAAGATGGCTACCATGATGTCTGTATGATCATGCAGAACCTGAGTTTATATGATACGTTGACTTTTACAATAGAAGCGGCAGAGACGTTTGAGATCACAATTTCCTGTGACAAGGAGTTTGTGCCATGCGATGAGAGAAATCTTGTCTATAAGGCGGTTGCACTTATGGGGCAGACCTATAATCTGACAGGGAAAGTTCATGTGGATATCGTGAAGCGGATTCCGGTCGAAGCAGGGATGGCCGGAGGCAGTACGGATTGTGCCGCAGCATTCCATGCGATGCGTGAGCTGTATGGATTAGATGTGTCGACGGAAGATCTGATGAAGCTCGGTGTTACACTTGGAGCGGATGTACCATATTGTATTCTGGCGAAGACCGCGCTTTCGGAAGGAATCGGAGAGGTATTGACAGAGGTTCCGATGTTGCCGGATTGTTATGTCGTTGTGGCAAAACCGAACGTATCAGTCAGCACGAAGATGGTTTATGAGAACCTGCATGCAAACGAATTAGAGCGGCATCCGGATGTTGCGGGGATGGTGGAAGCGCTGAAACAGAAAAATCTGGCAGGGGTTGCGGCTCGCATGGAAAATGTGTTAGAGACCGTGACAACGAAATTCTACCCATTGATCGAAGAGATTAAGCAGACAATGAAGGATGCAGGGGCAGAAAATGCGATTATGAGCGGCAGTGGACCAACGGTGTTTGGGCTTTATACAGAAAGAGAAATCGCCGAGGCAGCAGCAGGGAAGATTCGCACGGCATATGGGCTTTCGGAGGTTTATGTGACGCAGCCTTGTTAA
- a CDS encoding prephenate dehydrogenase, translating to MTIGIVGLGLIGGSFAKAYSDNDEHKVLAYNRSKEVIQAAYNDKAIDGELNEGNIKDCDLILLCLYPQLCIDYLTKMAPYIQKDTMVIDCCGTKELICKSCYPIARQYGFTFIGGHPMAGRHFSGYAYSTKTMYNGASMVLVPEDLNDTKSLERAKRLLSPIHFGKFTICDYDRHDAMIAFTSQMAHVVSNAYVKSPTAKNHDGFSAGSYKDLTRVAWLNETMWTELFLENKKHLIKELDYFITALQEYKTAMENDDAETLKKLLADGKHCKEQIDGITGE from the coding sequence ATGACAATCGGAATTGTTGGACTTGGATTGATCGGTGGTTCATTTGCAAAAGCATACAGTGACAACGATGAACACAAGGTTCTTGCTTATAACCGCAGTAAAGAAGTAATTCAGGCTGCATATAACGATAAAGCCATCGACGGTGAATTAAACGAAGGAAATATCAAAGACTGCGATCTCATCCTGCTGTGCCTCTATCCACAGCTTTGTATTGACTATCTCACAAAGATGGCGCCTTACATTCAAAAAGACACAATGGTGATTGACTGCTGTGGAACGAAAGAGCTGATTTGCAAATCCTGCTACCCTATCGCCAGACAGTACGGATTTACCTTTATCGGTGGACACCCGATGGCCGGACGCCATTTTTCCGGCTATGCATACAGCACAAAGACGATGTATAACGGCGCTTCCATGGTGCTTGTACCAGAAGACCTGAACGATACAAAATCTCTTGAACGCGCAAAAAGATTGCTCTCACCGATTCATTTCGGCAAATTTACAATCTGCGATTACGACCGCCACGATGCAATGATTGCATTCACATCCCAGATGGCACATGTAGTATCAAACGCATATGTAAAAAGTCCGACAGCAAAAAATCACGATGGTTTCTCCGCCGGAAGCTACAAGGATCTGACACGTGTTGCCTGGTTAAATGAAACTATGTGGACGGAGCTTTTTTTAGAGAATAAAAAACATCTGATCAAAGAACTTGACTATTTTATCACCGCTTTACAGGAATATAAAACTGCGATGGAAAACGATGATGCAGAAACATTAAAAAAACTCCTCGCAGATGGTAAACACTGCAAGGAGCAAATTGACGGAATTACAGGGGAATAA